gttgttggagagtccacctttttttttttttttttttttttttctttttttttgggttttaggaCCATCCACTATCTCTTTCTTTcaaattaatgctccgtttgttttgacgtaaaatggtttctgtcgtaaaatgatttcagtgaagtcatttttctgaaaaatatttttcgccaaaagcattttttggtgtttggcatgtacggaaaatcacaaatatttttaatatttttattcaatcatattaacctataaaaattaatttttattcaaaacatataaatattaatgtaatataatataaaaattacccaAGACGAGATTTCGTCACTGACCGATAGGATTCCGGTCACTTTTACCGGATTTCACAATTCCGGCTACTATAACCAGAATCCAAGATAAAGGCTGGAATCTGAACAATTTCATCGAAATCTGGGTTGGCCGAATTCCGGCACAGAACGGCTAGACTCTGGcatactggccggaatctgTCAGAACCGCTGGAATCCGGCTAGCAGGCCAgaatctgggctgaccggattccgacGAAGATAGCCtgattccggcgacattgatCGGATGCTGTAGAATTTCGGTACCGATAAGATTTCGATGATGGTCAACTGCTTgaagtgaaggtcgactgtgtcgtttaataggGATCGAATGCGTCtagcgtcttcggaaaatgatttacgctttttaaaagcgtaaaccattttccgaaatttactaagtatttttggtaaaacagaaatcattttccgattgACTACTATTTTTGCTCCTACTCAACACGAGAAACtgtcaaaatcattttatgccgaaacaaacggagcataaaagtATAAATGATTATCTCTAAAAACCctttttccttattcaattaaaaaaaaaaataattaacaatcTATCACGCTTTATACCGACGTCCGTAACAGCCGACTCTATGACAACTTTCTTTCGCACTAAATTCACTCATATTTTATACCAGCTAATTCTTTCTACAAGTTACCCCACTCATGATTCGAACACGGGTGGTGGTGACACCTAGTGTGATCTCAATGTTAGGTACCTATTGGGCCTAATTTGATCAGTTCTGGCTAGAGCCACCAAAAAGGTCAAACAAATAACTAATCAAAAGTGGGGCATATAGGAGTATAGGACACAAGTCCCCCACATGGGTCTACTCAGGTTACGAAATCCCCCATGACAAAGAAAATACAGGACCTTAACATCTCACCTAACAATAACATCCCATGTGGGGATCAAGCTTATTTCAATCAGCAAACTTATCTGTGGGGCTTCCAATGGATATTATTATCCCCCAGCGTCCAATATGGATCACATTATTACATATCACAATCTCAGCTTACACCCAAATAGCTACAATTACATTCACAAAAACTCATATAATCAAAAAAATACAACTCTTATGGGACCGCTCGTTACCGACTTGTATTCCATCACGGCTTACccttgtttgttaatgttttacgacgtgacataaagataaaaatagtttttaattgtgtatttttttttaattatttgataataattttgttttgaaaagagataaatttagacaataaattttatttttcagatctAGTAAGCTGCGAAAAATAAGTAATCACAAACACAGAAACAAAAGGGCTATATCAACTGAATTACAAAGATGTTTCACTATTTCTtaaaaaacaatacaaagagGCGTCAATAACCCTAAAATCAGAAGCGCCCGGTGCCTATAATACAATCCCCGATCAATTGGGTGAAAAAAAGAACTCATTTAAACTAAACAGTTCCAACGTCGAATCGGGTCAAGTGCAAACCTGGTCGGACACAAACCAGACTCCGCATAGCCTAACATTATCACACTCCAAACCAGGTAGAAACGATAAAACACAATCATAGTCCATAGAACTCAAAAGGCAGCCCCAGATGTGCAACAGAGGACGGTACACAAATCATTTACAATGTTACTCTTTAACATATCAtgttttaatgctactttttacACCATTTAATCATTTATCACATAAATTTTCGTGTCAACAACATTGAACAAATGTCACTCAAAACCGCAGCACCAAACAAGATTGGAAACCATGCAATTCTCATATCGATAAAATGAGTAAAATATGGTACACAGACACAGTGTAGGCTTTAAACTTTAAGCTTACATATATACTGGTGCACACTACTACATAACTTCCAAAGGCAAACTGGGATGACATAAGCGAACAAATATTTCATCagaacaacatatatatagtttcgCGACtgtacatattttatatatttttttatggtaCAAGTTAATTAAGGTCTAAGGACCTGTCCGTCTTTGGTCTACCTGGAAGACACTGGGTTCAAGGCCCTAGTGAGTCCATTAAGCGCACCGTATCCTTTGGAACTGAACCCCAGGCATCCAAGCAGGCCTTGCTTGTAGGGCAAGTAGGTCCTCTTCTTCAGCTCCTCCGCCTGCGCTCTATTCGCCGTGTAATGCAGCTCGTGCGGTGACCGAGCCGGCACCCTCCGCTTCGCTGCCGCCACCCCATTGGTCGGTCTTCCGGCGGcttgcttttgcttttgcttctGCTTTTGTTTCTGCTTCTCCGGCTTTTCCTTGGACGAAATGTATGACCAGAGCTTTTCCTTCCCGTTTCCTCCTCTCCCTTCGCTCTTGCTTCTGTACAAGAGGTCCTTCAAGAATACCCACTTCTTTGAGTTTCTTCCCGCAGAGGATGACCTCGACGACGAAGCGGAGCAAGACGGTGTCGTTTCGGTCGAGACGGTGGTCGCTTCGCTTTGCTTATCTTCTTTATCGACGTGTTTAGCCTTGTCGTTCTCTTCCTGGTGAAGCCACTGAAAGTCTGCGTTTCGAAGGGGTGATAAAGATCTCGCTTTTCGGTGGAGAGATCGACTGCGTAGCTTGAGATCTCTGCCCCTGTGCAATGAATCCGAGCGCGCATTCTTCGCagtttcttcctcttcatcGTGTTCTTCGTCTTCGTCGAGATCCAGGAGTGGGGACAAGATCTGGGGCCTCTGCAAGTGGGAGGACAGCTTCATGGGTCTGATCTGACCGTTGAGGAACAGCTCGTCGGCCGAGGTCATTGATCCGACGGTTACAGAGCCGTTGGGAGAGCACCGGGATGAGAACTCGAACTCGGACGACGAAGTGGCGAGGGAGTACTGGGGCGAGGGGGGACACGTGGCGGACGGAGCGGAGGATAGCACGAAGTGCATGGGGCTCGCTGGTGCGCTGAAGAAGTATCCGCCGCTGCTGGTCGGGCCCCGGCCCGGACTCGACGGGGCGCTGACGTAAGGGGTGGAGCACGTTGAGTCGTCGAAGTCGTCGTTGAAACAGTGCGTTTCGGAGGCGTCGATGGGCTCGCCATCTGTGAAGGAGATAAGGTGGTCTGGTTCTGATCCTCCGTTGCCAGTACGGCTTTGAAGCAGAACcattatgagagagagagagagagagaaatgggtcTGGACTCAGAGACTCTGTGAGACACTGACTAGCTTGTGCGACACGCAATAATTGtgcagagagggagagagagagagagagggagggaggtcTCTGAGCGAGGAGAGTGCATATATGAATACAGAGTAAAGCCCGAGGCGGTAGTGCTCTTATGTTTGCGAGGCTTTCAATATAAACGTCAGTGGGTTTGTCTTGTTTTGAAGCGTCTTCACTATTCATGCCAATTTACAAATGCGTCCAAGGTGAATATTTCGGATTGGCTGATGATGCCCTTCTGCATCATGCGAGGAAAGAATTATGGGACTCTACGGATTTGACCAAACTGACCTTTTGGAGCACTAATTcgtctttttgaaaaatataaaataaagttCCCCCTTCGGCCCTTCCCTCCAAATCGGAcgaattaaaatatttttcttttcaaaatttaattgaaatgcaaAAAGAATTGTAGTCTATGTATATCTTtttgcaattttaattttatttattgataacgattttaagtgaaatgtcagcatttcaaacaaaaacaaaaaaaaaggttttataatAACACTTTGCATGATAATGTGGAGCATTGCTTAATATAATGAGATATTACaaataagcaaaaaaattgACTCTTCAGATATCTCAAATAATCctctggataaacaaaaaaatcaaataacatTTTATGTGATAATacaaaaatcttaaatttttttttttttactaagttTTCTTGTGGATAAGATCGTCATGTGGTCGGCTCCAATTGCATGGTtattttccatataaaggccACATGAGTGGACTTATTATGGTTTATTTACATCACCTCCAGTAGCCTTTAATTCTTATGGCCAACTTGTCTAGCCACTCGAATGTTGGGAATCTTGTTTTTACTCATACTTGAGGTTGCTTTTGGCCTTTAATACTAAGGGCACAACGACAGCCGTCAGGTTTTTAATTAGTACTTTGGGATTAGTTTTTCCTCTCAATAAAtttactgacttaagcattaTAATGTTCCCTGTTTTTCAGGGATTGGCGATTTTTTGATGACCATTTATAGTGTTTTGCATGAATCCTGTTGCCGATTCGTCTGTCGAAAAATATGCTTCAAGTATAGTTGGCCCCCAAAGACCCTTaatgcaaaacactaaaaatggTTATCGAAAAATCGTCAGTCCCTGAAAAACAGGGGATACTTCAACGCTTAAGTCAATAAATTTATTGGGAGGAAAAATTGATTTAAGGAGAGAGTGATAATGAAACCTAATTCTTTGGGATGTACACCATTTTTAATAAGAGGCTTCTTAGAGATGGTTTCTGGATGCTCACTGCGTGACAAGCTTAGAATTGTCGGATTATTAATATGTAAGGGGTGCTTGAGTAAGCCCTATGCATATTTATTGTTTtaccaaacttaaaaaaaaaaaaaaaaaaaaaaaaaaaaaaaaaaaaaaaacaacaacaacaacaacaagtgTTAAAACATCATATAAAGTGTAATAACTTCACATCACACAAAAGTTCAAACAAAATCTAGTTTAAAATTTATCTGGTAAACTTGGTGGTGggctttcaaaacaaaaatatagagGCCGGATgcttaactaaaaa
Above is a genomic segment from Alnus glutinosa chromosome 12, dhAlnGlut1.1, whole genome shotgun sequence containing:
- the LOC133851967 gene encoding uncharacterized protein LOC133851967; its protein translation is MVLLQSRTGNGGSEPDHLISFTDGEPIDASETHCFNDDFDDSTCSTPYVSAPSSPGRGPTSSGGYFFSAPASPMHFVLSSAPSATCPPSPQYSLATSSSEFEFSSRCSPNGSVTVGSMTSADELFLNGQIRPMKLSSHLQRPQILSPLLDLDEDEEHDEEEETAKNARSDSLHRGRDLKLRSRSLHRKARSLSPLRNADFQWLHQEENDKAKHVDKEDKQSEATTVSTETTPSCSASSSRSSSAGRNSKKWVFLKDLLYRSKSEGRGGNGKEKLWSYISSKEKPEKQKQKQKQKQKQAAGRPTNGVAAAKRRVPARSPHELHYTANRAQAEELKKRTYLPYKQGLLGCLGFSSKGYGALNGLTRALNPVSSR